In the Caenorhabditis elegans chromosome X genome, one interval contains:
- the F53H4.4 gene encoding Mab-21 domain-containing protein (Confirmed by transcript evidence) translates to MGMTPAQEVISYLINAAIGVSSTSSRPFRDAPPGCPDTLLVQCVKWFFRNGDFSNFYEDIKYLVKGKSLAGFVNSHLMVCPELIRIIVENADNKSRRVKFLIKKDEFAICVGRGRLITFPFTKDMEEPACILAEYTELLFSFPHYDIEYSFEGSYGLSRNMDLTETHIMLLSKLTPSMFAEKARPRRVRERNGRLAVRMSRISWNRSGLYYNAIIQFFESLRGTVITQGEQPLCEKSVTYQEMLKHTLAHPGVHQLDSRPNFQWKISMRKTRKND, encoded by the exons ATGGGAATGACTCCCGCACAAGAAGTAATAAGTTATCTAATAAACGCTGCAATTGGTGTCTCCTCTACTTCGAGCCGTCCATTTCGAGATGCACCACCTGGGTGCCCGGATACACTTCTTGTACAGTGTGTGAAGTGGTTTTTTCGAAAtggagatttttcaaatttctatgaGGACATCAAGTATTTGGTGAAAGGGA AATCACTTGCTGGATTCGTCAACAGTCACTTAATGGTGTGCCCGGAACTTATCAGAATTATTGTGGAAAATGCGGATAACAAATCGCGACGAGTAAAATTTCtaatcaaaaaagatgaatttGCAATATGCGTTGGACGCGGCCGACTTATTACATTTCCATTTACCAAAGACATGGAAGAACCCGCATGTATACTTGCAGAGTACACCGAATTGCTCTTCTCCTTTCCACATTATGATATCGAGTATTCATTTGAAG GTAGCTACGGACTCAGCCGGAATATGGACCTCACAGAAACCCACATCATGCTTCTCAGCAAACTAACACCCAGTATGTTTGCTGAAAAGGCGCGTCCAAGGAGGGTCCGTGAAAGAAATGGTCGACTCGCTGTCCGAATGAGCAGAATCTCTTGGAATCGAAGTGGTCTCTACTACAACGCcataattcagttttttgaatcaCTCCGCGGAACTGTAATCACACAAGGCGAACAACCATTATGTGAGAAGTCTGTGACTTATCAGGAAATGTTGAAGCACACGTTGGCTCACCCCGGGGTACATCAGTTGGACAGTCGGCCCAACTTTCAGTGGAAGATCTCAATGAGGAAGACtcgaaaaaatgattga